From Burkholderia sp. WP9, a single genomic window includes:
- a CDS encoding LysR family transcriptional regulator, with the protein MDRLRAFEVFVTVVSRGSFTRAADVLETSPANVTRYVNELEAHLGTRLLNRTSRKLSLTEGGETFYSRCKSILDDVAETERLVSSASIEPRGRLRINAPVSFGILHLAPLWPEFMRKYPEVELDVSLIDRVVDIVDEGYDLAIRISRAGSTNYAARKLATSTNILCASPAYLAHYGYPAAPADLNEHRCIGYSYAATGDEWQLIDRNGKAHIVKVNCHMRTNNGDTARAAALAGQGVIWQPTFLVGNDLRAGHLVRVLPEYRLPDIDVLALYPSRRHMSAKMRALIDFLVDAFGGTPPWDRPDHA; encoded by the coding sequence ATGGACCGGCTGCGCGCTTTTGAAGTCTTCGTGACCGTGGTGAGCCGAGGCAGCTTCACGCGAGCAGCCGATGTGCTCGAAACCTCGCCCGCCAACGTGACCCGCTACGTGAATGAGTTGGAGGCGCATCTCGGCACGCGCCTGCTGAATCGCACGTCACGCAAACTCTCGCTCACCGAGGGCGGCGAGACCTTTTACTCACGCTGCAAATCCATTCTCGACGACGTCGCCGAGACCGAGCGGCTCGTGTCGTCCGCGTCGATCGAACCGCGCGGCCGGCTGCGCATCAACGCGCCTGTGAGTTTTGGAATTCTGCACCTGGCGCCGCTATGGCCCGAGTTCATGCGGAAATATCCCGAAGTGGAACTCGACGTCTCGCTGATCGACCGCGTGGTCGATATTGTCGATGAAGGTTACGACCTCGCCATTCGCATCTCACGCGCCGGTTCGACTAACTACGCAGCCCGCAAGCTTGCGACATCCACCAACATTCTGTGTGCGTCGCCGGCTTACCTCGCGCATTACGGATATCCCGCAGCGCCCGCGGACCTGAACGAACATCGATGCATCGGCTACTCGTATGCGGCCACCGGCGACGAATGGCAACTGATCGACAGAAATGGCAAGGCTCACATCGTGAAGGTCAACTGCCACATGCGCACCAACAATGGCGACACAGCGCGTGCTGCCGCGCTTGCCGGGCAAGGCGTGATCTGGCAGCCCACGTTTCTGGTCGGCAACGACCTGCGTGCCGGCCATCTCGTTCGGGTCCTGCCTGAGTATCGTCTGCCTGACATCGACGTGCTCGCGTTGTACCCGAGTCGTCGACACATGAGCGCCAAGATGCGCGCGTTGATCGATTTCCTCGTCGATGCATTCGGCGGAACGCCTCCGTGGGATCGGCCCGACCACGCGTAA
- a CDS encoding phosphate transport regulator produces MTQKTQAIAAMGQRSLLLPGWIKAALSANDRLKLYLSVLQVAFAHAEHPDRELPDLTAELVAAHVDAPWLRNMPASASLVDGTLLLPDLARLVQRLAEDLETMARPLLQPDDQTDTLNARVQHWLDGFDALRGERLSRAQLQSLTRGQRTNGDDSLHLLVMDLHRALNQLANTVSSEQIDGAHVWQLQPADRARVVAFMRGLNRTAPLKFDHPGLDTAATRDGERLLLQNDIGTNDVHVLVVQVEGLTITLSYSDLHRPRFAFFQSLLVPYGAQWSDLQSKVNAALNEGDAYTFGIARFDCADERTLDTALEGIGSRIVFLIDWNRARKRLLSFVDKDAAIEVLRDAARLDVGHMAWLKAGGEALIYAAMQAVGQGAFRIGDRLDAVLGSRDAQAFMVEVLQMASHALIGGQPAALVADQTRLLLARRVRQHSSAFELLEEHAAYCHALAQAVSDGLTHDVMCAPPAGENPAQALAARAKAWERQADHLVMRAREQAQRQPRWQPFKQLLELSDDIADALEEAAFLMSLIADGHQQGWDSNVHESLSRLAQTVLMATQEHVKSLAIARSLGTASDTSDSDAFLAASWNVLRSERQCDELLRAARRAILGVVRDAASLMLANDLATTLELASDRLLVAGYALRDVAFGETGANT; encoded by the coding sequence ATGACGCAAAAGACCCAGGCAATTGCTGCAATGGGACAGCGCAGTCTGCTGCTGCCAGGCTGGATCAAGGCGGCACTGTCCGCCAACGACCGTCTTAAGCTCTACCTGAGCGTGCTGCAGGTTGCATTCGCGCACGCCGAACATCCCGACCGCGAATTGCCGGACCTGACCGCGGAACTGGTCGCCGCACACGTCGACGCGCCATGGCTTCGCAACATGCCTGCAAGCGCTTCGCTAGTCGACGGCACGTTGCTGCTGCCCGACCTCGCGCGTCTCGTGCAGCGTCTCGCCGAAGATCTGGAGACGATGGCCCGACCGCTGCTCCAACCGGACGATCAGACAGACACATTGAACGCACGTGTCCAGCACTGGCTGGACGGATTCGACGCACTGCGCGGCGAACGCCTTAGCCGCGCACAACTGCAATCGCTAACGCGCGGCCAGCGAACGAATGGAGACGACAGCCTGCACCTGCTGGTGATGGACCTTCACCGTGCGCTCAACCAACTGGCGAATACGGTGTCGAGCGAGCAGATCGACGGTGCGCACGTGTGGCAACTGCAACCGGCCGACCGCGCGCGCGTCGTCGCGTTCATGCGTGGGCTGAACCGCACGGCGCCACTGAAGTTCGATCATCCGGGGCTCGACACCGCCGCGACACGCGACGGCGAGCGGCTGCTGCTGCAAAACGACATCGGCACCAACGACGTTCATGTGCTGGTCGTGCAGGTTGAAGGCCTGACGATTACGTTGAGTTATTCGGATCTGCACCGGCCGCGCTTCGCGTTCTTCCAGTCGCTGCTGGTGCCTTACGGTGCGCAGTGGAGCGACTTGCAATCGAAGGTCAATGCCGCGCTGAACGAAGGTGACGCTTACACGTTCGGCATTGCGCGCTTTGATTGTGCCGACGAGCGCACGCTCGACACCGCGCTCGAAGGAATCGGGTCACGCATTGTTTTTCTGATCGACTGGAATCGGGCCCGCAAGCGGTTGCTGTCGTTTGTCGACAAAGACGCGGCTATCGAGGTTCTGCGCGATGCGGCCCGGCTCGACGTGGGTCACATGGCGTGGTTGAAGGCCGGTGGTGAAGCGCTCATCTACGCTGCGATGCAGGCCGTCGGTCAAGGGGCGTTCCGCATCGGCGACCGGCTGGACGCAGTGCTCGGCTCGCGCGATGCGCAGGCGTTCATGGTCGAAGTGCTGCAGATGGCCAGTCACGCGCTGATCGGCGGGCAGCCGGCGGCGCTCGTCGCCGATCAAACGCGGTTGCTGCTCGCCCGGCGTGTGCGCCAGCACAGCAGCGCGTTCGAGCTGCTGGAGGAGCACGCCGCGTACTGCCACGCACTGGCGCAAGCGGTAAGCGACGGCCTGACGCATGACGTCATGTGCGCGCCGCCGGCGGGCGAGAACCCTGCGCAGGCGCTGGCCGCGAGAGCGAAGGCATGGGAGCGGCAGGCGGACCATCTGGTAATGCGCGCGCGTGAGCAGGCGCAGCGTCAGCCTCGCTGGCAGCCGTTCAAGCAACTGCTTGAACTCTCCGACGACATCGCCGACGCGCTCGAAGAAGCCGCGTTCCTGATGAGCCTGATCGCCGACGGCCACCAGCAAGGTTGGGACAGCAACGTCCACGAATCGCTGTCGCGCCTCGCACAAACCGTGCTGATGGCGACACAGGAGCACGTCAAGTCGCTCGCTATCGCACGCAGCCTCGGCACCGCCAGCGATACGTCCGACAGCGATGCGTTTCTTGCCGCGTCGTGGAACGTGCTGCGCTCGGAGCGCCAGTGTGACGAACTGCTGCGCGCGGCACGCCGCGCCATTCTCGGTGTCGTGCGCGATGCCGCCAGCCTGATGCTCGCCAACGATCTCGCAACGACACTCGAACTGGCCTCGGATCGTCTGCTGGTGGCCGGCTATGCGTTGCGCGATGTCGCCTTCGGCGAAACCGGAGCGAACACATGA
- a CDS encoding PEP/pyruvate-binding domain-containing protein — protein sequence MTALQPDAAQRWPDEVYLIGCDATPRGNPEATHASAETVGFKAYNLLRMADLGLPVPPAFVLGTHYCRDARARETATASAVWAPGLWELEHATGQRFGDARVPLLLSVRSGAPVSMPGMMDTLLNVGLCDTTLAGMLRQTGNPRLVWDTYRRLVASYGELVAGVPPSIFEAEYAALAGTRDEHGLDFAELRELTHRCIAAYEGAAGQPFPQDPQVQLANAIGAVLTSWQSSRACAYRKQCGISDAIGTAVTVQAMVFGNAGGRSGAGVGFTRDPVSGEPALWVDFLFSAQGEDVVSGRRSARGHQELAQAMPAVWEALRDAATRLERAFGDMQDIEFTVQDAHLYMLQTRNGKRTPQAAARIALDLFDEGSISADVARERTAALKPAALMRMSIAASDNDRPLTPLAHAASASSGITSGEIAFDKARARTRHAVGASVILVRRDAETDDIAALEVAAGLLTQRGARTSHAAVVARQLGRVCLVGCAALHLDESTRTLQIGDTVMHEGDEVTLDGNDGAIYAGTVRTVVEPLAELQARLERLRAP from the coding sequence ATGACAGCCCTTCAACCGGATGCCGCTCAACGCTGGCCCGACGAGGTCTACCTGATCGGCTGCGACGCCACACCACGCGGCAATCCCGAAGCGACCCATGCGTCGGCGGAAACGGTCGGCTTCAAGGCCTACAATCTGCTGCGCATGGCTGATCTCGGCCTGCCGGTGCCGCCGGCTTTCGTGCTGGGCACGCACTACTGTCGCGACGCTCGAGCCCGCGAAACTGCCACCGCGAGCGCGGTGTGGGCACCCGGTCTATGGGAACTGGAGCATGCCACCGGTCAGCGCTTCGGCGACGCGCGCGTGCCGCTGCTGCTCTCGGTGCGCTCGGGGGCGCCTGTGTCGATGCCGGGGATGATGGATACGCTGCTCAACGTCGGCCTGTGCGACACCACCCTTGCCGGCATGCTCCGCCAGACCGGCAATCCGCGTCTGGTCTGGGACACCTATCGCAGACTCGTTGCGAGCTACGGTGAACTGGTCGCGGGCGTGCCCCCGTCGATCTTCGAAGCGGAATACGCCGCGCTCGCCGGAACTCGCGACGAGCACGGGCTCGATTTCGCGGAACTACGCGAACTCACGCATCGTTGCATCGCCGCCTACGAGGGTGCTGCCGGCCAGCCATTTCCGCAAGATCCACAGGTTCAACTGGCGAACGCCATCGGCGCGGTGCTGACGAGTTGGCAATCATCCAGGGCCTGTGCGTACCGCAAACAGTGCGGCATCAGCGATGCAATCGGGACGGCCGTGACTGTGCAGGCCATGGTGTTCGGCAATGCGGGCGGGCGTTCGGGCGCGGGCGTCGGGTTTACGCGCGATCCGGTCAGCGGCGAGCCGGCGCTTTGGGTCGACTTCCTGTTCAGCGCGCAAGGAGAAGATGTCGTCTCGGGCCGCCGTAGCGCGCGCGGCCACCAAGAGCTCGCCCAGGCAATGCCCGCGGTCTGGGAAGCATTGCGCGATGCGGCGACGCGGCTCGAACGCGCGTTCGGCGACATGCAGGACATTGAGTTCACTGTGCAGGATGCACACCTGTACATGCTGCAGACGCGCAATGGAAAACGCACGCCGCAAGCCGCCGCGCGGATTGCGCTGGATCTGTTCGACGAGGGCTCGATCAGTGCTGATGTGGCGCGTGAGCGCACGGCCGCGCTGAAGCCCGCTGCGTTGATGCGCATGTCTATCGCGGCATCCGATAACGATCGCCCGCTCACGCCACTCGCGCACGCCGCGAGTGCGAGTAGCGGGATCACGTCAGGGGAAATCGCTTTCGACAAAGCACGCGCGCGCACGCGTCATGCTGTTGGTGCGTCGGTCATCCTGGTGCGTCGCGATGCGGAGACCGACGACATCGCCGCACTGGAGGTGGCTGCGGGTCTGCTCACGCAGCGAGGCGCACGCACCTCGCATGCTGCGGTCGTCGCGCGTCAACTTGGCAGGGTTTGCCTTGTCGGCTGCGCGGCGCTGCATCTCGATGAATCGACACGTACTCTGCAAATAGGAGATACGGTGATGCATGAGGGTGACGAAGTGACCCTCGACGGCAACGACGGTGCGATCTATGCGGGCACGGTGCGCACGGTCGTCGAGCCGTTGGCCGAATTGCAGGCACGTCTTGAGCGATTGCGTGCGCCATGA
- a CDS encoding SgcJ/EcaC family oxidoreductase, which translates to MNQMRQPEDALHAFQNAWNRHDMESLGALFHEDATFVNRFGHYVRGVEAIIELHAPIHATIYSDSTLENELIDVVAIGRDAALMHFWSRLTVGAAHPAGPHAVDTLILAVLTRQAGEWRIKALENVTLTNPRTGEAILRDGGVV; encoded by the coding sequence ATGAATCAAATGAGACAACCCGAAGACGCGCTCCACGCGTTTCAGAACGCCTGGAACCGCCACGACATGGAGTCCCTCGGAGCGTTGTTCCATGAGGACGCGACCTTCGTGAACCGGTTCGGGCACTACGTGCGCGGCGTCGAGGCGATCATCGAGCTGCATGCGCCCATCCACGCCACTATCTACAGCGATTCGACGCTGGAGAACGAGTTGATCGACGTGGTCGCGATCGGCCGCGATGCGGCGCTCATGCACTTCTGGAGCCGCCTCACGGTCGGTGCGGCGCATCCGGCGGGGCCGCATGCTGTCGATACGCTGATCCTTGCGGTGCTGACGCGGCAGGCTGGCGAGTGGCGAATCAAGGCGCTCGAGAACGTCACCCTGACGAATCCTCGCACGGGAGAAGCCATCTTGAGAGACGGCGGGGTGGTGTGA
- a CDS encoding ATP phosphoribosyltransferase regulatory subunit, which translates to MGRKPHKYALWKIGSGATFIDAGAEEAIVPALWSQDTFVQKAGGSEIIGQMWAFPDKKGRPCCLIPEATALFQERCIALLGQREARMLFYVARCYRYERPQAGRYREFSQLGFEYLCANPELAARRSLEIASAFSIHSECAMRSMMRLAGDSAIT; encoded by the coding sequence TTGGGAAGGAAGCCGCACAAATACGCACTCTGGAAGATCGGTTCCGGAGCTACCTTCATTGATGCTGGAGCCGAAGAGGCTATCGTGCCTGCCTTGTGGTCGCAGGATACGTTCGTCCAGAAGGCCGGCGGCAGTGAGATCATCGGCCAGATGTGGGCCTTTCCGGATAAGAAGGGACGACCTTGCTGTCTGATCCCGGAAGCCACGGCCTTATTCCAGGAGAGGTGCATCGCACTGCTTGGTCAACGAGAGGCGCGCATGCTGTTCTACGTTGCGCGCTGCTATCGATACGAGCGACCGCAGGCCGGCCGCTATCGGGAGTTTTCGCAACTGGGATTCGAATATCTTTGCGCAAATCCTGAACTGGCTGCGAGGCGGAGCCTGGAGATTGCGTCGGCTTTCTCGATTCACTCGGAGTGCGCTATGAGATCGATGATGCGGCTCGCAGGGGACTCAGCTATTACCTGA
- a CDS encoding MBL fold metallo-hydrolase, whose product MTSLPAFVSRVLGVTAAKRGRALSSHSPQHDGERFRNVKPRPVEGLRKTLGIAWNLLFNKPRGTVPTVALPVGALTRSQLDEAPDRSLYRLGHSTMLLKLRGQFWLTDPVFAERASPFRNLGPKRFHAPPIALADLPPLRGVILSHDHYDHLDRETVLSLAQSTGVFLTPLGVGDRLIEWGIDAEKVRQFDWWQGTEVDGMQFTATPAQHFSGRSLFDGNSTLWASWVIVDDDLRVFFSGDTGYFDGFRTIGERLGPFDVTLVETGAYDPQWPYVHMQPEETVQAHIDLRGRWLVPIHNGTFDLAMHHWQEPFERVSGLALVHGVALSTPGMGERLDLSAPHRGERWWRHAVETAAAPKTAWRLCASRNAADAESS is encoded by the coding sequence ATGACGTCGCTCCCCGCCTTTGTCAGCCGCGTGCTCGGCGTTACCGCCGCGAAACGCGGCCGCGCGTTGTCCAGCCACTCACCGCAGCACGACGGTGAACGTTTTCGCAACGTCAAGCCGCGTCCCGTCGAAGGCCTGCGCAAGACGCTTGGGATCGCGTGGAACCTGCTGTTCAACAAACCGCGCGGCACGGTGCCGACGGTCGCGTTGCCTGTGGGCGCGCTGACGCGTTCGCAACTCGACGAGGCGCCCGACCGCAGCCTCTACCGGCTCGGCCACTCGACGATGTTGCTGAAGCTGCGCGGCCAGTTCTGGCTGACCGATCCCGTTTTCGCCGAGCGTGCGTCGCCGTTCCGGAATCTGGGCCCGAAGCGCTTCCATGCGCCGCCGATCGCGCTGGCCGATTTGCCGCCGCTACGAGGCGTGATCCTGTCACACGATCACTATGACCATCTGGATCGCGAAACCGTGCTCTCGCTCGCGCAGAGCACCGGTGTGTTTCTGACACCGCTCGGCGTGGGTGACCGGTTGATCGAATGGGGCATCGACGCTGAGAAGGTACGGCAGTTCGACTGGTGGCAAGGCACGGAGGTGGATGGCATGCAGTTCACCGCGACGCCCGCGCAGCACTTTTCCGGTCGTAGCCTGTTCGACGGCAACAGCACGTTATGGGCGTCGTGGGTGATCGTCGACGATGATCTGCGTGTTTTCTTCAGCGGCGACACCGGCTACTTCGACGGCTTCAGGACGATCGGCGAGCGCCTTGGACCATTCGACGTCACGCTGGTCGAGACCGGCGCATACGACCCGCAGTGGCCGTACGTTCATATGCAGCCCGAAGAAACCGTGCAGGCGCACATCGATCTGCGCGGCCGCTGGCTCGTGCCCATTCACAACGGCACGTTCGACCTCGCGATGCACCACTGGCAGGAGCCGTTCGAAAGGGTGAGCGGCCTCGCTCTCGTGCATGGTGTCGCGCTCTCGACGCCCGGCATGGGCGAGCGGCTGGATCTGAGCGCCCCGCATCGCGGCGAACGCTGGTGGCGCCATGCCGTCGAGACCGCCGCTGCGCCGAAGACCGCATGGCGCCTGTGCGCGTCGCGCAATGCCGCAGACGCGGAGTCTTCCTGA
- a CDS encoding SDR family oxidoreductase → MQRLNGKVAIVTGASAGIGRATAKLFAAEGAKVVIAARREAELETLAAEIADAGGEAAFLAGDVQSEAFAKALVALAVSRFGRLDIAYNNAGTLGEMGPSTGVSEAGWSAALATNLTSAFLGAKHQIPEMVKQGGGSIIFTSTFVGYSFAFPGTAAYAASKAGLIGLTQALAAEYGPQGVRVNAILPGAVDTPMYRDMNDTAESQAFVTALHALKRVARPEELARSVLYLASDDSSFVTGTASLVDGGASITRT, encoded by the coding sequence ATGCAACGCTTGAATGGAAAAGTCGCCATCGTGACTGGTGCCAGCGCGGGAATTGGCCGGGCCACCGCAAAACTATTCGCTGCGGAAGGTGCGAAAGTGGTGATCGCGGCGCGCCGCGAAGCTGAACTTGAAACGCTCGCTGCTGAGATTGCCGACGCGGGCGGTGAAGCCGCTTTCCTGGCGGGCGACGTGCAGTCGGAGGCCTTCGCGAAAGCGCTGGTGGCGCTCGCCGTCAGCCGCTTTGGCCGGCTCGACATTGCCTATAACAACGCCGGCACGCTGGGCGAAATGGGCCCGAGCACGGGCGTGTCGGAGGCTGGCTGGTCGGCGGCATTGGCGACCAATCTGACGAGCGCCTTTCTGGGCGCGAAGCACCAGATCCCCGAAATGGTGAAGCAAGGCGGCGGATCGATCATCTTTACGTCGACGTTCGTCGGGTATTCATTCGCGTTCCCCGGCACCGCGGCCTACGCTGCGAGCAAAGCCGGACTAATTGGGCTGACGCAGGCGCTCGCTGCCGAGTACGGCCCGCAAGGCGTGCGCGTCAACGCGATTCTGCCCGGCGCCGTGGATACGCCAATGTATCGCGATATGAATGATACGGCCGAGTCACAAGCGTTCGTCACCGCGTTGCATGCGCTCAAGCGGGTTGCGCGGCCGGAGGAACTTGCCCGTTCGGTGCTCTATCTGGCGTCCGACGACTCGTCTTTCGTGACCGGCACTGCTTCGCTAGTGGATGGCGGCGCATCGATTACACGCACGTGA
- a CDS encoding cupin domain-containing protein yields MSRPDFIKHWTELEEPHAHCYRGDSEPMGLDAPLSAAMGITRIGIHHVRLLPGRRTSYPHAESTEQEFVYVLQGKPDVWIDGVLHALVEGDSVAFPAGTGICHTFINNTADEVRLMVIGERPREDNRIRYPLNEAYELTRADRWTDWPIRPIGDHDGKPE; encoded by the coding sequence ATGAGTCGCCCGGATTTCATCAAGCACTGGACCGAACTGGAAGAGCCGCATGCGCATTGCTATCGGGGTGACTCCGAGCCGATGGGACTCGACGCGCCCCTCTCCGCCGCGATGGGTATTACGCGGATCGGCATACATCATGTCAGGCTCTTGCCGGGTCGGCGCACTTCATATCCGCATGCTGAAAGTACCGAGCAAGAGTTTGTCTACGTGCTTCAAGGCAAGCCCGATGTCTGGATCGACGGCGTTCTGCACGCTCTTGTCGAAGGCGACTCGGTTGCGTTTCCGGCCGGCACCGGTATCTGCCACACGTTCATCAACAACACTGCCGACGAAGTCAGGCTGATGGTGATCGGCGAGCGCCCGCGCGAAGACAACCGTATCCGATATCCGCTAAATGAAGCGTACGAACTGACGCGCGCGGACCGCTGGACGGACTGGCCAATCAGACCGATCGGCGATCATGACGGGAAGCCGGAGTAA
- a CDS encoding porin, which produces MNKRKLKMKIRITSVLLAFASPAVHAQNSVRLSGSVDAGLAYVSDAGNANGHRSAWQAKNGDINISRWALSGNEQISSDLSAIFTLTNGFNVMNGTAAQQGRLFGFQSWMGLASQSTGTLTFGRQFDEVVQFVEPFALGGTRYGGTAFAHVFDNDNLDNYTRTNNSVKYTSPVLLGGLKLGALYGFSNEAGGFADNRGYSFGLGYQYTNLDLGAGYFQFNNASNLATANTNGAEPAGAPFNAERQRTWAAGGLYHFTQTAVGLILSETRLDKASSINNVADTAISLPGDDVRFDNVEINVRYAVTPRWDISAAYTFTLGRFATPTGVRYPKWHQAGIVNTYFLSPSTDVYAEAIYQRANQLQGTGIQGAQISNFSRASGANQFVAALGLRHRF; this is translated from the coding sequence ATGAATAAAAGAAAGTTGAAGATGAAAATTCGGATAACGAGCGTTTTGCTCGCGTTCGCCAGTCCGGCCGTGCACGCACAAAACTCGGTGCGCCTGTCAGGATCGGTCGACGCGGGTCTCGCCTACGTCAGCGACGCGGGCAACGCGAATGGTCATCGAAGTGCCTGGCAGGCGAAGAATGGCGACATCAACATCAGCCGATGGGCATTGTCCGGCAACGAGCAGATCTCCAGCGATCTCAGCGCGATTTTCACGCTGACCAACGGCTTTAACGTGATGAACGGCACCGCCGCGCAACAGGGCCGCCTGTTTGGTTTTCAGTCGTGGATGGGACTTGCTTCGCAGTCGACAGGCACGCTCACATTCGGTCGTCAGTTCGACGAAGTCGTTCAGTTCGTCGAGCCGTTCGCGCTGGGCGGCACACGATACGGCGGTACCGCTTTCGCGCACGTTTTCGACAACGACAACCTCGACAATTACACACGCACGAACAATTCGGTCAAATACACGAGTCCGGTGTTGCTGGGTGGACTGAAGCTCGGCGCGCTATATGGCTTCTCGAACGAAGCGGGCGGCTTCGCGGATAACCGTGGCTACAGTTTTGGTCTCGGGTATCAGTACACCAATCTGGACCTCGGTGCGGGCTACTTTCAATTCAATAACGCATCGAACCTCGCGACGGCCAATACGAACGGCGCCGAACCGGCCGGCGCGCCGTTCAACGCGGAGCGGCAGCGCACCTGGGCGGCGGGCGGCCTTTATCATTTCACTCAAACGGCGGTCGGCCTCATATTGAGCGAAACGCGGCTGGACAAAGCCTCGTCGATCAACAACGTGGCCGATACCGCTATCAGCCTGCCCGGCGACGACGTGCGCTTCGACAACGTCGAAATCAACGTGCGCTACGCCGTCACTCCGAGGTGGGATATTTCGGCTGCCTATACATTCACGCTCGGCCGCTTCGCCACGCCGACGGGCGTGCGCTATCCGAAGTGGCATCAGGCCGGCATCGTCAACACCTACTTCCTGTCGCCCAGCACCGACGTCTATGCGGAAGCCATCTATCAACGCGCCAACCAGTTGCAAGGAACCGGGATTCAGGGCGCGCAGATCTCGAACTTCTCGCGCGCGTCCGGCGCGAACCAGTTCGTCGCCGCCTTGGGGCTGAGGCACCGTTTTTAG
- a CDS encoding YdcH family protein, protein MFPEFRDLISRLKTEDAHFSRLFDRHNELDHQISNMEAGVTPSDNPAIETLKKEKLQLKDQLYAVLKKASAA, encoded by the coding sequence ATGTTCCCTGAATTTCGCGACCTGATTTCCCGCCTGAAAACCGAAGACGCTCATTTCTCGCGGCTCTTTGATCGTCACAATGAACTGGACCACCAGATCAGCAACATGGAAGCGGGCGTGACCCCGTCTGACAACCCCGCTATCGAAACGCTGAAGAAAGAAAAGCTCCAGCTCAAAGATCAGCTTTATGCGGTGCTGAAGAAGGCCTCTGCTGCGTAA
- a CDS encoding TetR/AcrR family transcriptional regulator: MDSSDTPQRLTDRKRAAIVGAAIEEFLAAGYDATSMDRIAARANVSKRTVYNHFPSKEALFAAILHRLWDASQQGDAPAYRADEPLRTQLLDLLGRKLRLLNDESFLSLARVAIAAGIHSPERARDMVARLGEREEDLTVWVRAAAADGRLKTDDPRFAALQLQVLVKGFAFWPQVTMGQAPLGEQEQSQLAESVADLFLARYA, from the coding sequence ATGGATTCAAGTGACACCCCTCAACGCCTGACAGACCGCAAACGTGCCGCCATTGTCGGCGCCGCGATCGAGGAATTCCTCGCGGCCGGTTACGACGCGACCAGCATGGACCGTATCGCCGCCCGCGCGAACGTCTCGAAACGTACGGTCTATAACCATTTCCCAAGCAAGGAAGCCCTTTTCGCGGCGATTCTTCATCGGCTTTGGGACGCGAGCCAGCAGGGCGACGCGCCCGCCTACCGTGCCGACGAACCATTGCGCACACAGTTGCTCGACCTGTTGGGCCGCAAGCTGCGGCTGCTAAACGACGAGTCTTTTCTGTCGCTTGCACGCGTGGCAATAGCGGCCGGAATTCATTCGCCGGAACGCGCGCGGGATATGGTCGCCCGCCTCGGTGAACGCGAAGAAGACCTGACCGTGTGGGTCCGGGCGGCCGCCGCGGACGGCCGTCTCAAGACCGACGACCCGCGTTTCGCAGCGCTGCAGTTGCAGGTGCTGGTGAAGGGCTTTGCATTCTGGCCGCAGGTGACGATGGGCCAGGCGCCGCTCGGCGAACAGGAGCAAAGTCAGCTCGCGGAATCGGTCGCTGACCTGTTCCTCGCGCGCTATGCGTGA